The Candidatus Peribacteria bacterium region AGAATCCCGGAACGGCTTGGCCGGCTTCTCTGGCGAAAATCGGACTTTTTTGCTATAATAAGAGGAAAACACACATTCTATGCCAGACGCACCTGCGCCGTCCCCATTGGCAGCATCACGCACCTCGATTCTGCGTCGTATGGTCATGCAGGCTGCGATTCTGACCACATTCATCATTGTGCTTTTTTCAACGGTGTCGTTCATCATCGCACAGCGCATTTTGCAGGAATCGGTGCTCACACAGCTCTCCTCTCTTGCAACTGCATCGGAGGAAGGTTTGGAACAAACGCTGTCCCTCGCACGCGAACGCGCATCCTTACTTTCAGCAAATACAGAGGTGAAGCGTGTCTTTGCGGGCCAGGCGGGATCAGCAGAGCTTGGACGATTGCTCGCCGTGTTACAGCGTGATGAGCCGGCCCTTGCCGGTATCGAAGTCTACAATGCCGGCACCCAGATTCTCGGACAGGCCGGAGAGGCTGTCGGGTTACCTGCAGAAGCACTGCGCATGCCGTTTCACCGTCCGGTGATAGGGAAAACCGGCTGGCAGTGGTATGACGCGTTTACGCCGGTATGGGATGAGCAGGCGAATAAGATTGGAATCATTGCGCTTCGCTACCGCGCTACACCATTCATTGAGCCTCTCCTGCGCCTGGCACCCGCTCTGGGTGGCAGCGCCCGCACGATTTTCGGGGTGGAACAGAGCGGTCGCATTATCGTTATGCACCCCGATAGAAATGCAGAGCAGTCCTACATTCTCTATGTAAAAACAGCCGATGATGGTGTTGCCGGTATGCCGATTGCCCGTGGCGTCTTTGGAGAGGAAGGTGTCGGACGTTTTTACGATGAACAGGGGCGCGATGCGCTCGCTGCGTACCGTGTGCTGCCTTCTCTTGGTTGGGGAATGGCGGTGCAGATTGATCGCGATACCGCTCTCCAGCAGACAGAATCGCTTGCGTTCTCTGCTGCCATGCTTGGCGCGCTGCTCATTCTCCTCTCGATTGCTCTTGCCTATCTCCTCTCTTCCGAACTGACAGCCCCGCTCCGCGGTCTTGCACGCCGCGTGTCGGAGCTGCGCCCGGGTCACTGGAAAATCCAGCAGACTGTCCGCACCGGCGACGAAGTGGAAATGCTTGAGCATCAGATTGCAGATATGAGTGTGCGCCTGGAACAGCTCTACAAAAATCAGGAACACGAAATTACACAGCGCACTGCCGCACTCCGGAAACAGTACACACTCGATCGTACGATTCTCGACAGCATTGATCAGGGTGTGATCACCGTCGACCGCAAAGGCATGATTATGGGGGTTAACCCCGCCGCCGCCCGTCTGCTTGCACGCAAGAAAGAAACAATCATTGGTACATCTGCCGTGAAGGCACTGGATCTGCGCGGACACCGCGGCACACCCCTTGGCATCACACACCCGCTTACCACCTGCCTGCAGAAACGCCGCCAGGTCCGCTCCCCTGCTGATGCACACTGGAACATCATGCGCACGGACAGCACCATGCTGCCGGTTCTTCTTGCAGTCAGTCCGCTCACTGACGGCAAAACATTCTTCGGTGCCATCATTGTGCTGCAGGATATTACAGAAGAACGCAGACTTGATTATCTCAAGTCCGAATTCATCACGCTCGCATCACACCAGCTCCGCACGCCGCTCTCCGCCATCCGCTGGTATGTAGAACTCTTTGACGAGGAAAAGAAAACACTTACAGCGGACCAGCGTTCGTACCTGAAAGAAATTGATCATGGTCTCGACCGTATGGTCGCGTTGCTCACCGCCCTTCTCCATGCATCCCATCTGGAAGGCGAAGGTCTCCGTCCGGAAATGCAGATCATCGACGCCGGCGCACTCGTCCGCGAAATGGAAAAAGACTGCGAGACGATGGCAGGCGAAGCAGGTCTGCACTGCATGCTCAGCGCCCCGCGCCGCAAGATTATGGTCAAAACCGATCCGACTCTGCTGCGTATTGTGCTGCAGAACCTGGTCAGCAATGCTGTGAAATATTCCCGCAAAGGAAAGCGCATCAGTATTGGATTTTCTGCGAATAAGAGCACTATTGTGTTCTCTGTGCAGGACGAAGGTGTCGGTATTCCGGTTGCCGAACAGAAGCGTGTTTTCCAGCGCTTCTTCCGTGCAAAGAACGTCCGCCAGATGGATACCGATGGAAACGGACTCGGACTCTACATCACGAAATCCATTGTCGAGCGCCTTGGTGGCACGATTGAATTCAAGAGCCGTGAGAATGAAGGAACAACATTTACGGTGACCTTTCCGGTGAATGGGAAAAAGAAGGCTGCGTAAAAAAGACCTCCGCGCTCGGGCGAAGGTCAAAAAAGGAAAGGAATAGTTGTTCTCCCACATCGATAATTTGGGTGCTATGTTCCGACTACGAAGCGGTGGCAGTGATGCTTTGCCGGAGCGCTTCTGTCGACGTACGTCGTCTGCCCTGCAGCAACTTTGTTTTGATCAAACAGGATTCCAGGGGCGGAGTGGCGTCGATGGTGTCGAGAATGTCGCGCATGACCATTGTATCGACGGCAAAATCCAGTTCCCATCCGACGATCTCGTCCGAGTCATTCGTCAACGCTGCAACACTCAAACATGCACCATTGAATCGAAAGATGATCGTATCGTCTGTTTCCGTTTGTTCAATAGGATCGGACGTGGCCGCTTCAATGTAGCGTCGCGTACATTCCTCTTCGTTCTTCCCCCCGATTGATCGTAAAAATGATTGGCACGCTGAGACGCTGATCGTTGCGTCATAGGCTTTTGGACCTTTCAAACCTGGCATGATTTTCAGTAATGCCATTGCCAGATCGAGGTTGCCTGTCCGGACTGTCAAACTTAGCCTCTGCATAATTTCCTCCTTGTCGGATAATAAAGAGAACACACTGTCCTCTCCCAGCACTGCACTCTTTCTAAAAAAGCGCGATGCAGGAAGGAGACCTACGGGGTTTTGAAGGATCGCGCGACACTATGGTATTGGTCAAAGGAGTTGTCAATTTTATGTGTCATACCCTGCTTTTGGGTACGTAAAATCAGACTCTGACAGCAATAGGCCGCCAGAGTCCTGAAGGGAAAAGGTGGAAACGCTCTTTTTCGTCAGTTACGTAAGGACCAGCTCATATTCTGATTCAGGTTCTAAAATATCCTCCGGAGTATCTGTATGTTTGGCATTCCAGATCTTCATTTCGCAAAAACCTTCTGATCGCAGTACGCAATATGCTGTATGCAGAGGATCTTCATCACCCATTTGGCTATGAAACCCTGCAATACAAACGTGCCAGTCGTACAGCGTCTCAAGACGCCTTTTGATGGAGAAACTGATTTCGCCATCAAGCAGAAAGATGTGCTCTGCATTACAGCTGTAGGACATCTTGGGAATGCTGCATGTGATCGCGTTGCTCCGCTCCTGCAGCCTGTCTATTGGCATGCACCGTCGGACGGCCTCCAGGAAATGACGGATGGCATTCGTCGTACTGACTCCTTTCGTAAAAATAAGTTCCCATGCCATAATGATCATACACAGATCATCCGTAGTGAATTCCAGACGTGTTCTCAATTCTCCAGCTCCTTTGCAGGTCATGAAAATAAAAGAGAGTGACCTCTCCTCCCAGCGCCACCCTCAAGAGTGAGCACAACGCAGGAAGCAGATAGCGGCGATAGCAAAGAGCGGGGCCCTATAGTAAAAAGTGAGGGATATTTGTCAATCATTTTAGTGGAGCCGCTTGTCGGATTTGAACCGACGACCTACTCATTACAAGTGAGTTGCTCTACCACTGAGCTAAAGCGGCGTACTTACGGATTTTACCCTATTACTCATACCCGACCGAGTTACATTGTTTCCTGACGCCTCACTATGTGAGGCTGGGCACTGAGCTAAAGCGGCGAACTTAGGAACTCGGGCACTTTACATTTGCTGAGGCAAAATCCCAAGCCTTTTATTGTCAAATTCAGGCATTTCCGGCATAATAGGGTTCTGCTCTTTGATGATCGCCCCAATCCAGCCTCGGCTGAGATTGTGGGAGGAACGTCCGGACTCCACTGAAACGCCATGCGGCTAACGGCCGTCGCCTCGATATAATCCATAAAATCGGGGTAGGACAAGTGCCACAGAGACGATCCCCTTTAGTGGGGAGTGAAACGCCACGGAGTACCGTGGATTGTGCAACACACGTGTATGCATAATCGGTAAACTCATGGTGGAGCAAGGAGGAATTGGGTTTTTGGAATCAGTGATGGTTTCGTCACTCCATCTACCCCTCCGCATCGAGGTATCCAGGCAACTGGTACCCCAGAGAGATGATCATCCACTCGCAAGAGTGACAGAATCCGGCGTACAAGAGCAGGATAAAGCAGCCACGCTTAGCGTGGCTTTTTTGTGTATACTCTCCATAACTATGAAAAAGTCCGAGGCCCTCTTCGGCTTGGCGCGTATTCCATTGGATGCGCTTGCTGTCTGTGCAGCGCTGCTTTTGAGCTACCGCCTGCGTGAGGCGAATATCGATCTCGTGCCGTCGGTCCAGTTGCTCGACACAGCATCCACGCTGCCCGAGTTCTGGTGGTACGTCCGCGGCTTTATCCTTCCGAGCGTCGCGGTCTACGTTGGCATTGCCACTATGGTTGGGCTGTATGCATTGCAGTCGACGCGTAGTGCGTGGAATGAAGTGGCACGTATATTGCTTGTCACCCTTCTCTGGCTGGTCCTGGTAATGGCGTGGTTTTTCCTTGTCCGCAGGCAGTTGTTTTTTTCCCGTATCCTGCTGCTGCACTCGCTGTTCTTCATGACATTCTTCGCCATCCTCGGACGTGCGAGTGTGACGGTGTTGCAGCGGTCGCTTCTGCGGTCGGGAATTGGGGTGCGGTATGTGGTCTCAGTTGGGAAGCAGAAACTGGCAGACAGTGCGCGCAGGACTCTTGCACGGGATGCGCGGTATGCGTATTTGGGACACGTGACGAATCTGGATGCCATCATGAAACTCAGCAGCAAACAGAATCTGGATCTTGTACTTCAGACAGATCCCAACCCTGAAAGTGATACCACCCTTCTGCTCATCGACTTCTGTCGCAGCCACCATATCGGCTACGCATTCCTGCCGCCGGTCTTTGCGGATGTCCCGCATCAGCTTGTGGTTGAACGCTTGGGATTACTCCCCATGATCCGCTTCCGCCCCACGCCGCTGGATGGATGGGGACGTATTTTCAAGCGCACATTCGACATCATCATCAGCCTGATTCTCCTTGTCCTGCTCTCCCCCGTTTTTCTGATTGTCACGCTCGCCATTCTCATCGATTCCGGTCGGCCCATTTTCTACGTGTCGAAACGTGTGGGCGAAGAGGGAAAGAAAAAAATAGGCGTGCTCAAGTTCCGTTCGATGATTCCCGATGCTGACAAGCGCAAGCAGGAACTCATCGATAAAAATCACCGCAAGGACGGTCCGCTCTTCAAAATCAAAAATGATCCGCGTGTGACCCGTGTAGGCGCGTTTCTCCGCCGCTGGTCCATTGATGAGTTCCCGCAGCTTCTGAACGTTCTGGGGGGCTCTGTGTCCCTTGTAGGGCCACGTCCGCATCTGCCCGAGGAGGTCAAACTCTATAGCTCATATCAGCGCCGTGTGTTCGCTGTTCGCCCGGGTGCCACAGGGCTTGCACAGATCTCCGGTCGCTCAGACCTGAAGTTTGACGAGGAAGTCGCGCTGGATCTGAAGTATGTGGAGGAGTGGACGCTCTGGTTGGATTTGTGGATTTTGTGGAGGACGGTGGTGGTAGTGTGTTCGAGGAAAGGGGCGGATTAGAAGTGTCACACTGCTTGCCGGCCGTAGCTTTTAGCGAAGGCTGGAGGACGCTCGAAGTGTGATGTATGTGGTTGTTCTGTTTTTGTATTGTTTGCCCTTCGGGGTCGTTCTTTCTTGTCTGCCCGACAAGAAAGAACCAAAGAAACGCACCGGCACCAAACGCCTCTCCACCTGCCGCAACACCCCTCGTTGGTGCCGGGAGCCACCCCTTGTACCTCTTAGACCATGACGTCTGTCAGTCTTTATTTCTGAAAGCTGAAAGCTTCCCTTAATCTCATT contains the following coding sequences:
- a CDS encoding PAS domain-containing protein, giving the protein MPDAPAPSPLAASRTSILRRMVMQAAILTTFIIVLFSTVSFIIAQRILQESVLTQLSSLATASEEGLEQTLSLARERASLLSANTEVKRVFAGQAGSAELGRLLAVLQRDEPALAGIEVYNAGTQILGQAGEAVGLPAEALRMPFHRPVIGKTGWQWYDAFTPVWDEQANKIGIIALRYRATPFIEPLLRLAPALGGSARTIFGVEQSGRIIVMHPDRNAEQSYILYVKTADDGVAGMPIARGVFGEEGVGRFYDEQGRDALAAYRVLPSLGWGMAVQIDRDTALQQTESLAFSAAMLGALLILLSIALAYLLSSELTAPLRGLARRVSELRPGHWKIQQTVRTGDEVEMLEHQIADMSVRLEQLYKNQEHEITQRTAALRKQYTLDRTILDSIDQGVITVDRKGMIMGVNPAAARLLARKKETIIGTSAVKALDLRGHRGTPLGITHPLTTCLQKRRQVRSPADAHWNIMRTDSTMLPVLLAVSPLTDGKTFFGAIIVLQDITEERRLDYLKSEFITLASHQLRTPLSAIRWYVELFDEEKKTLTADQRSYLKEIDHGLDRMVALLTALLHASHLEGEGLRPEMQIIDAGALVREMEKDCETMAGEAGLHCMLSAPRRKIMVKTDPTLLRIVLQNLVSNAVKYSRKGKRISIGFSANKSTIVFSVQDEGVGIPVAEQKRVFQRFFRAKNVRQMDTDGNGLGLYITKSIVERLGGTIEFKSRENEGTTFTVTFPVNGKKKAA
- a CDS encoding exopolysaccharide biosynthesis polyprenyl glycosylphosphotransferase, producing MKKSEALFGLARIPLDALAVCAALLLSYRLREANIDLVPSVQLLDTASTLPEFWWYVRGFILPSVAVYVGIATMVGLYALQSTRSAWNEVARILLVTLLWLVLVMAWFFLVRRQLFFSRILLLHSLFFMTFFAILGRASVTVLQRSLLRSGIGVRYVVSVGKQKLADSARRTLARDARYAYLGHVTNLDAIMKLSSKQNLDLVLQTDPNPESDTTLLLIDFCRSHHIGYAFLPPVFADVPHQLVVERLGLLPMIRFRPTPLDGWGRIFKRTFDIIISLILLVLLSPVFLIVTLAILIDSGRPIFYVSKRVGEEGKKKIGVLKFRSMIPDADKRKQELIDKNHRKDGPLFKIKNDPRVTRVGAFLRRWSIDEFPQLLNVLGGSVSLVGPRPHLPEEVKLYSSYQRRVFAVRPGATGLAQISGRSDLKFDEEVALDLKYVEEWTLWLDLWILWRTVVVVCSRKGAD